In the genome of Brachypodium distachyon strain Bd21 chromosome 3, Brachypodium_distachyon_v3.0, whole genome shotgun sequence, the window AACCACTTGCGACTTGGAGTTGTTGTAGCATGACTACTGTAGAAGGCAACTGCATTTTTGCCCACAGCTCTAGTCACAGGGAGAAATGCTTCTGTAATTATGTAGTCTACAGTTTTTTTGGGTGAAAAGATGATGTTAGGCTTAAATTTATTTTAGGGTGTTCTGTTGGAATTTGTTTCCACAAATTTCTGTTTGGGTTTCATATCTAGCCTACCCCAACTTGCTTGGGACAAAAGgcttagttgttgttgttgttggagtTTGTTACATCTGCGGGCTTAAATTTTTTCAAGAAACATGATGTTGCTGTCAAATTCTCAGTTTTGTTTCGATTTAAAGTGTGAGCAAGCGCCTCATTTATTTTATGGAGATGTAAATTTAGCAAGTTTTAATAAGAAATAGTCGACCAACCATGTTAATTAGCTCTCTTGAGTTTGTGGAAGGAGATTCATGTGAGAATTCAAATTCCAAACAAAGTGCTTTGGTGCGCAGCCCAGTTCTTTTTGTTTTCCCCAACAATACATCTGGATTATTTGACATTTGGTTTTAATATGCTCATTGCCTTGGTGCCACCTATTTCATTAGTTGCGTGAGCAATGTGGATCAAAATGTACCTATGATAAAACAAACCAAACTATATATTTATAAAAGAGTGTATGGAGATAGGTCCAATAAAAGGCTAATTGATTCAGTACTGGTGTGACTGGGACTCTGCAAAACCGTCAGAAAAATGTGTATCATGAGAGGTGAAGAATTTTGCCTTGTAGCAGTGTTTTTGAGCCTCCTATATATGAATAATGGCGTCTGTTACATATGTACAGTTAATCTAGTAAAGGGCTCCCCTCTTTGGCAAGAACAAACAAGCCGCCTCCATCGCCTCTCGATATCCTCAGGTCTTTGTCCAGGTAGGTTGTCAAAAGCCAGGACTTAGCCCTGTTGTTGCCCGGAATTGGTACCTTGAGGGGTGGCTGCCCAGAGATGGACCCTGCGATGCCAGCAAAGGCTTGCTGAAGAGGGTTCAGCAGCTGCTGGACTGGCCCCAAGCTGATCTTCTGCCCAAATATGGCGATTTGTGCAGGTAGTTTTACAGATGATGATATCTCCGGAGGCTGGAAGCTTCCCTCTTTAAATTGgaccttcatgaatatgataaTCAACATGTCAGCTTGGCCCGTGTAAGGTTTACATGTTAAATGCAGAGTTCGCGGATTGAACAATCATAATGTACACCTTAAGCATCTATACACCATGATTTATAAACAGTCAGTTGGCACactcaagaaagaaaaggcaagacagcaataaaaatatcaaatacATCTGTTTAATTGTAGAGGCTTGTAGGCTATGTGTGATTACATTTTGTCAATCCGTTGTATGACGCGTTGTTGATCATCGAACAGAAAGGGGCCACTCCTATGTTGCCAACTTACATTGCATTTTTTAAATAGTAGGTAGATGCAACTGTTAATGTAATTTAAACATGGATCTCTGCACTAAAAAAATCTAATGATGCAGCATGGTGCTTCAAAATATCGAAGAGGCAACTTAACCGTTGCAGACGACATGTCTGGAAAGCTGAATAACCAATGCAGCAACCAAAGAGAGCATAACATTCATGACAGGCAAGTTTGTACCTCTATCCTTGACGAACTTTGAACCTCGAAGGAAGCAGTTGCACTGAATGAAAATGAAGCAAATGGGGTCGAAATAGTAGAGGCGTTAACTATGGTCATGCTTCTCGAGTCAATTTCTTGAGATATCTTCTCAACTTTGGAGAATGGTGTTGCCCCAGCCAGTAGAATAGGTAAGAGCTCTGAGTATGCTGTATACCTGCGAGTTGAAGACCATACAGAACTAAGTAGGTATAATTGACTGAATTCACTTACTGCGATGATTGAAGATGGCCAGTATTGAGAATTGTAAGAGGGATCATTTGAACAGTTACTTTGGCAAAGTAATACTAGCACTAAGTGGATATTGTACGCCCAGCTAAGCTAGAAACAGACCTCCCTTGGGCTTGGACCACTGGTTCACTACACCCCATTTCACCATCAAATGCAAGTTACAACAGTAACACCCTTTGGTCAGAAGAAGGGCAACTGCAATCATCAATCAGCCCAATCTACTACTAACACGAAGCAATGATGTACTTCGTACACTAATACTGGGATGCCACACGAAGTGACGATCGAAGTAATTGACAGCACGAAGCCAAGAAATGAGATAAAAGCTCACAGAAGGATCCAGTTTCCGTCGAGGTCCGGTGCCTGGACGGGCGCCGGCGTGGGATTTGCCGCCTCGAGCTGGGCAACGAGCTCCACGACCTCCCCTCTGACCTCCGAGGACGCCTTGAGGCCCAGGCCGGAGTCGTACACCGTGTCCACCAAGCACCGCTTCAGGTCCTCCCGCCCCTCATCCTtatcctccccctccgcagcAGTAGCCGGAACCGGAGTgggcggcgtgggcgtgggCTCCCCACCCCACTCGTCGTCGTTGGTAGgagcgtcggcgccg includes:
- the LOC100840444 gene encoding probable plastid-lipid-associated protein 3, chloroplastic; the encoded protein is MAPLFATTHAALLPISPGTASPAALLRAGRLRIRPAPRRRVIRAAASGKPDPTVDDDEWGSENPASEPSPVVADEWGEPGVAEPEQPSGADAPTNDDEWGGEPTPTPPTPVPATAAEGEDKDEGREDLKRCLVDTVYDSGLGLKASSEVRGEVVELVAQLEAANPTPAPVQAPDLDGNWILLYTAYSELLPILLAGATPFSKVEKISQEIDSRSMTIVNASTISTPFASFSFSATASFEVQSSSRIEVQFKEGSFQPPEISSSVKLPAQIAIFGQKISLGPVQQLLNPLQQAFAGIAGSISGQPPLKVPIPGNNRAKSWLLTTYLDKDLRISRGDGGGLFVLAKEGSPLLD